Sequence from the Microbacterium sp. 1.5R genome:
TCGTGATCGTTGATGGCCGCGGAGACCTCTTCGATCAGCGGACCCGAGTTTCCGATGCAGATGGTGCAGCCGTAGCCGACGGTGTAGAAGCCGAGGCCCTCGAGGTCCTTGTCGAGTCCGGACTTCTCGTAGTAGTCGGTGACGACCTTCGAGCCGGGGCCGAGGGTGGTCTTGACCCAGGGCTTCTGCTTCAGGCCCTTCTCGAGCGCCTTGCGGGCGACGAGACCTGCGGCGATCATCACCGAGGGGTTCGAGGTGTTGGTGCACGAGGTGATCGCCGCCAGGGTCACTGCACCGTTGTCGAGGATGTACTTCTCACCCGACGGAGTGGTGACCGGCACGGGCTTCGACGCGTTCGCCGGTGCGCCGCTGTTGATGTGCACGGGCCGGGTGGTGCGCGGCTCTTCTTCACCGGGCGCATTGCCCGGGTCGGAGGCGGGGAACGAGTGCTTCGACTCGAGGTCGACGACGTCGTCCGAGGTCGACGGTGCGGCGTATGCCAGGATGTCCTGCTCGAACTGCGACTTCGCCTCGGAGAGGAGGATGCGGTCCTGCGGGCGCTTCGGGCCGGCGATCGACGGCACCACAGTGCCGAGGTCGAGCTCGAGGTACTCGCTGAAGACGGGCTCCTGCGATGCGTCGTGCCAGAGCTTCTGGGTCTTCGCGTACGCCTCGACCAGCGCGACGGCCTCGTCGCTGCGGCCGGTCAGACGCAGGTAGTCGAGGGTCACGTCGTCGATCGGGAAGATCGCCGCCGTCGAACCGAACTCGGGCGACATGTTGCCGATCGTCGCGCGGTTGGCCAGCGGCACGGATGCCACGCCCTCACCGTAGAACTCGACGAACTTGCCGACGACTCCGTGCTTGCGCAGCAGGTCGGTGATCGTCAGCACGACGTCCGTGGCCGTGACGCCGGCCGGGATCTCGCCGGAGAGCTTGAAGCCGACGACGCGCGGGATGAGCATCGACACGGGCTGGCCGAGCATCGCGGCCTCGGCCTCGATGCCGCCGACGCCCCACCCGAGCACACCCAGGCCGTTGACCATCGTGGTGTGCGAGTCGGTGCCGACGCAGGTGTCGGGGTAGGCGCGCAGCACTCCGTCGACGTCACGGTCGTAGATGACCTTGGCCAGGTGCTCGATGTTCACCTGGTGCACGATGCCGGTTCCGGGGGGAACGACCTTGAAGTCGCTGAATGCCGTCTGGCCCCAGCGAAGGAACTGGTACCGCTCGCCGTTGCGCTCGTACTCGATCTCGACGTTGCGCTCGAGGGCGTTCTCGGAACCGAAGAGGTCGGCGATCACCGAGTGGTCGATGACCATCTCGGCGGGCGAGAGCGGGTTGATCTTGTTCGCGTCGCCACCCAGCGCCGTGACGGCCTCGCGCATGGTGGCGAGGTCGACGATGCAGGGAACACCGGTGAAGTCCTGCATGACCACACGGGCCGGCGTGAACTGGATCTCGGTGCTCGGCTCAGCCGCGGCATCCCACGAACCCAGTGCTTCGATCTGCGCCTTGGTCACATTCGCGCCGTCCTCGGTGCGAAGCAGGTTCTCGAGGAGGACCTTCAGACTGAAAGGGAGCTTGTCGAAACCGGGCACCGTGTCGATGCGGAAGATCTCGTAGTCGGTGCTGCCGACCGTCAGGGTGCTCTTGGCACCGAAGCTGTTCACCGTGGACACGAATCCGTCTCCTTCTATTCGGATGGGAGCGACAGGCGCCTCCATCTTGCTCGCCAGCGAGCCCCTGCGGCTAGCAAGGCAGACCTAACCAGTCTGCTCCGCTCAGCCCTCAGGCGAAAGCCTGCAATTTATCTTGATGTCAAGATAAATCTATCACGGCTGAGCGGCCTTGTCGGCATCGGCGCCGCGCGGATACAGCGCGCGCACGACAAGCCAGGTGACGGCGATCAGCGGCGCGAACAGCGGCAGGCCCATGATCAGCTTCAGCGTGCCGAGCGCGGTGACGTCTCCGGCGAGGTACAGCGGCAACTGCACTGCGAGACGTGCGAAGAACAGAGCGGCCCAGGCCACGCCGAGCCACAGGAAGGCACGACGCTTGCGACGGTCGCGCCGCCATGCGGTGCCCTCCCCCATCAGGAAACCGACCGCGAGACCGATCAGCGACCAGCCGATCAGCGCCGACACCAGCATGCCGGTGCCATAGAGGGCGTTGGTGATGAGACCGGGGACGAAGTTGTCTTCGCCGCGGCCCGTCCACAGCGCGAGCGCAGCCGCGGCTGCGGCGGCCACGAGACCGCCGATGGCCGCAGACGGGGGTGACTTCTGGATCAGCCGCACGACGGTGAACACCGCGGCGAGCCCGACCGACACGCCCAGAGGAACGATCAGCGGCTCGGGGCGGATGGTGAAGAGGATGACGAACGCGAGGCTCGGAAGGACGGACTCGAGGATGCCGCGCCATCCGCCGATCGCGGACCACACCACACGGTGCGTCGCGCCGCTCTCGTTCGGGTCGAGACCCGCTCGGCGAGCGGCGCCGCCGAGAGCCGCGCCGACGATGTCCGACGCGCTCTGCTCGCGCTCGGGCTCCGGGGCCGGGGTGGTCACGCGGAGCCGGGAGTCGCGGGCATCTTCAGCGGGATCAGGTCGCGCGGCGGCATCGGAGCGCCACCGCGCACGACGACGATCGACCGGAAGAGATCCTCGACCTTGGCGGCCGCTTCGAGATCGGATGCCGCGGCTCCGCCGATGACCCCACGAAGGAACCAGCGGGGCCCGTCGATGCCGATGAAGCGCGCGAGGCGCAGCTCGGATCCCTCGTTGGCCGCCGCGGGAACCTCGGCGAGGAGCTCCTTGCCGAGGGGACCGTCGCGCTCCTCGACCCGGCCGCCCTGGGTGCGCACCTGATCACGCAGCTGCACCCGGGTCTCGTCCCAGAGACCGCCCGAGCGCGGTGCCGCGAAAGGCTGCACCTGCAGGGACGAATCGGCGTAGTCGAGCCCGACGGCCACGATGCGCTTGGACTGCTCTTCGACCTCGAGCCGAAGGTTGAGGCCCTCGCGCGGAAGGATCTTGATGCCGCCGAGATCGATGTAGGGCCGGACGGGGTTCGCCTCGGAGTCGTCGAACGGGCCCTGTGTCGCCCGGTCGTCCGGTGCGGACTTCGAAGGAGTCGCGTTGTTGTCAGTCATTGGTCTGTCCTGCCGAAGGGGAATGGGATCCTGCCTGGTAGCCCGTCGAGCCGAAGCCACCCTCGCCGCGGACGCTCTCTGGCAGCTCCTCGACCGGGATGAACACGGCTCGGGTCACGGGCATCACGATCAGTTGCGCGATGCGATCGCCGACGGCGACATCGTACGCGCTGTGGATGTCGGTGTTGATCAGGCTCACCTTGATCTCACCGCGATAGCCGGCATCCACCGTGCCGGGCGAGTTGACGATCGAGATCCCGTGCTTGGCCGCGAGTCCGCTGCGCGGCACCACGAAGGCGGCGTATCCCTCGGGCAGGGCGATGCGCACTCCGGTGGCCACGAGCGCCCGCTCGCCGGGTGCCAGGTGGACGGCCTCGGCGGCGACGAGATCGGCGCCCGCATCACCGGGGTGGGCGTAGCCGGGCACCACAGAGGCGATAATGGGGACATCAACGGAATCAGTCACCCCACGAGGCTAATGCAGAACATCGCTCCTGACGCGCGGATCCACTACCGCGAGAGACTGTCCCCCAGCCTGTGGCTGCTGGTGACGGTCGCTCTGGCGGGCCCCATGGTGGCGCTCATCTTCGTGCCCGTCGGCTCGACCATCGCCCTGGTCGTCGGCGCAGCGGTCTCGGCTCTCCTCGTGATCGCCTTCCTCGCACTCGCCCCGCCCGTCTCGGTCGACGGCGATGTGCTGCGGGCCGGTCGAGCGCACATCGACGTCCGACACCTCGGCACACCACGGGCGCTGAACGGCGAAGAGGCGCGCCAGGCTCGAGGACCGGGGCTTCCGGCGCGAGGCTGGCATCTGATCCGGGGCGGGGTAGACGGCATCGTCGTCGTTCCGAACATCGACCCCGACGATCCCGTCGACACCTGGACCATCTCGTCGCGCACGCCCGATCGGCTGGCCGCCGCGATCGTCGCCGCCCAGCGCTGACCACGCCGCCCGCCTGAGCACGCTGCGGGATCGATCACGCCGCTCAAGGCCGGAAAGACGACGCGCCCCTGACCAAGCGGTCGGGGGCGCGTGAGATCTCGCTCTATGGTGCGCTCAGGCGGCGCACTCCTTGCAGATGGGGCCGGATGCGCCCTCGTGGTCGAGCTGAGAACGGTGCTTCACGAGGAAGCAGTTCATGCAGGTGAACTCGTCCTGCTGCGCGGGCAGCACGACGACATCGAGCTCGAGGTCGGAGAGATCCGCTCCCGGGAGGTCGAAGCTGGACGGGTTGTCCGCGTCTTCGTCTCCCGATGAGCCGGAGAGCTTGTCCGGCACACGCTCCTTGAGGGCTTCGATCGACTCGGAGTCGTCTTCACTCTTGCGGGGAGCGTCGTAGTCGGTTGCCATGTGGTAAATCTCCACTTTCATGCGAGTGGGTGGTGCGCCGTCGGGGTAATCGGCGGCCATAGTTTGCATGACCGCGGAGGAATAAGCAAATGCCCGCGGCTGCGACAGACCAAACTCACGGCACGCCCAGACTATTCCCGGTTCTGAGCGGCCCCGCGTGACACCATGAACGCACACCCATCAGAGGGGCATTCGCATGGAAAACGTCACCATCGTCGGCACAGAAGCAGGACTGCTCGTACTCGCGACCGAGTCGGGCGAGCGGTTCGCGCTGCCCATCGACGACGTCCTGCACCGAGAGATCCGTCGGGCGAGGCGACAGAGCGAGCCGGCTGCTCAGCGTCTCGCGGCGAGCCCGCGCGACATCCAGGCTCAGATCCGCGCCGGTCTCACGGCGCCCGAGGTCGCGGCCCTCCTCGGCATCGGCGTCGACGACGTCATCCGCTTCGAAGGACCCGTTCTCGCCGAGCGCGAGCACGTCATCGGCCAGGCGCTCGCCGTACCCGTCCTGATCGGCAGCGATGTCGAGCCCGACGCTCAGCCGACTTTCGGCACCGCGATCCGAGCCAAGCTGTCAGAGGTCGAGGCCTCTGCCGAGCGCTGGGCGAGCTGGAAGGACGAGAGCGGCTGGATCATCAAGCTCGAGTTCACCGCCAACGAGGTCGAGCACGACGCTCGCTGGAGCTTCGACCCCCGCCGCAGCGCCCTCGCACCGCTCAACGCCGACGCGACCCAGCTGTCTCGCCAGGGCTCGCTGCCGGACGGACTCATCCCGCGACTGCGCGCCGTCGAGGCCGAACGGCAGGCATCGCCCTACAAGGACGACAGCCGTTTCGACTCCGGCGCATTCGGACCACGTCTGCTCCCGGCGCCCGAAGCCGAGGTCGACGACAGCATCGCCCCAGAGCGCTCGATGGCAGCGGCGCAGGACGCCGCGATCAAGC
This genomic interval carries:
- a CDS encoding aconitate hydratase, with protein sequence MEAPVAPIRIEGDGFVSTVNSFGAKSTLTVGSTDYEIFRIDTVPGFDKLPFSLKVLLENLLRTEDGANVTKAQIEALGSWDAAAEPSTEIQFTPARVVMQDFTGVPCIVDLATMREAVTALGGDANKINPLSPAEMVIDHSVIADLFGSENALERNVEIEYERNGERYQFLRWGQTAFSDFKVVPPGTGIVHQVNIEHLAKVIYDRDVDGVLRAYPDTCVGTDSHTTMVNGLGVLGWGVGGIEAEAAMLGQPVSMLIPRVVGFKLSGEIPAGVTATDVVLTITDLLRKHGVVGKFVEFYGEGVASVPLANRATIGNMSPEFGSTAAIFPIDDVTLDYLRLTGRSDEAVALVEAYAKTQKLWHDASQEPVFSEYLELDLGTVVPSIAGPKRPQDRILLSEAKSQFEQDILAYAAPSTSDDVVDLESKHSFPASDPGNAPGEEEPRTTRPVHINSGAPANASKPVPVTTPSGEKYILDNGAVTLAAITSCTNTSNPSVMIAAGLVARKALEKGLKQKPWVKTTLGPGSKVVTDYYEKSGLDKDLEGLGFYTVGYGCTICIGNSGPLIEEVSAAINDHDLAVTAVLSGNRNFEGRISPDVKMNYLASPPLVIAYALAGSMHFDFENDALGKGSDGNDVFLKDIWPTPDEVQEIVDSSISREQFIKQYATVFDGDERWRSLPTPDDDIFQWDENSTYVRKAPYFDGMTMELTPVRDIEGARVMATLGDSVTTDHISPAGNIKPGTPAAQYLMEHGVDRKDFNSFGSRRGNHEVMIRGTFANIRLKNLMVSAVNDGQVVEGGYTRDFTQPGGPQSYIYDASMNYQEQGTPLVIFGGKEYGSGSSRDWAAKGTSLLGVKAVITESFERIHRSNLIGMGVVPLQFPAGESWESLGLDGTEIVSISGLEELNNGVTPKTVRVTATPSENSPEGKQVVEFDAVVRIDTPGEADYYRNGGILQYVLRSLV
- a CDS encoding DUF4193 domain-containing protein, with protein sequence MATDYDAPRKSEDDSESIEALKERVPDKLSGSSGDEDADNPSSFDLPGADLSDLELDVVVLPAQQDEFTCMNCFLVKHRSQLDHEGASGPICKECAA
- the dut gene encoding dUTP diphosphatase: MTDSVDVPIIASVVPGYAHPGDAGADLVAAEAVHLAPGERALVATGVRIALPEGYAAFVVPRSGLAAKHGISIVNSPGTVDAGYRGEIKVSLINTDIHSAYDVAVGDRIAQLIVMPVTRAVFIPVEELPESVRGEGGFGSTGYQAGSHSPSAGQTND
- a CDS encoding DUF3710 domain-containing protein, encoding MTDNNATPSKSAPDDRATQGPFDDSEANPVRPYIDLGGIKILPREGLNLRLEVEEQSKRIVAVGLDYADSSLQVQPFAAPRSGGLWDETRVQLRDQVRTQGGRVEERDGPLGKELLAEVPAAANEGSELRLARFIGIDGPRWFLRGVIGGAAASDLEAAAKVEDLFRSIVVVRGGAPMPPRDLIPLKMPATPGSA
- a CDS encoding DUF3093 domain-containing protein — translated: MQNIAPDARIHYRERLSPSLWLLVTVALAGPMVALIFVPVGSTIALVVGAAVSALLVIAFLALAPPVSVDGDVLRAGRAHIDVRHLGTPRALNGEEARQARGPGLPARGWHLIRGGVDGIVVVPNIDPDDPVDTWTISSRTPDRLAAAIVAAQR
- the sepH gene encoding septation protein SepH produces the protein MENVTIVGTEAGLLVLATESGERFALPIDDVLHREIRRARRQSEPAAQRLAASPRDIQAQIRAGLTAPEVAALLGIGVDDVIRFEGPVLAEREHVIGQALAVPVLIGSDVEPDAQPTFGTAIRAKLSEVEASAERWASWKDESGWIIKLEFTANEVEHDARWSFDPRRSALAPLNADATQLSRQGSLPDGLIPRLRAVEAERQASPYKDDSRFDSGAFGPRLLPAPEAEVDDSIAPERSMAAAQDAAIKRAPESATTSPETADLLEALRRRRGQRETAPILDEPDEENTDQSPIALFDAFESVPAESDEPEPAPEPANEGNGRRRRRNAMPSWDEIVFGARTDE
- a CDS encoding DUF3159 domain-containing protein, which encodes MTTPAPEPEREQSASDIVGAALGGAARRAGLDPNESGATHRVVWSAIGGWRGILESVLPSLAFVILFTIRPEPLIVPLGVSVGLAAVFTVVRLIQKSPPSAAIGGLVAAAAAAALALWTGRGEDNFVPGLITNALYGTGMLVSALIGWSLIGLAVGFLMGEGTAWRRDRRKRRAFLWLGVAWAALFFARLAVQLPLYLAGDVTALGTLKLIMGLPLFAPLIAVTWLVVRALYPRGADADKAAQP